A genome region from Nicotiana tabacum cultivar K326 chromosome 13, ASM71507v2, whole genome shotgun sequence includes the following:
- the LOC107772727 gene encoding protein mago nashi homolog, translating into MAELEDNGEFYLRYYVGHKGKFGHEFLEFEFRPDGKLRYANNSNYKNDTMIRKEVFLNPAVLKECRRIVADSEIMKEDDNNWPEPDRVGRQELEIVMGNEHISFTTSKIGSLMDVQTSKDPEGLRIFYYLVQDLKCFVFSLISLHFKIKPI; encoded by the exons ATGGCGGAGTTGGAAGACAATGGCGAGTTCTACCTGAGGTATTATGTCGGTCACAAAGGGAAATTCGGGCATGAGTTCTTAGAATTCGAGTTTCGTCCCGACGGCAAACTCCGTTATGCCAACAACTCCAATTACAAGAACGATACCATGATTCGTAAAGAGGTTTTCCTTAACCCTGCCGTACTCAAAGAGTGCCGCCGCATTGTCGCCGATAGCGAG ATTATGAAGGAAGATGATAACAACTGGCCTGAACCGGATAGAGTTGGGAGGCAGGAGCTTGAGATAGTGATGGGGAATGAGCACATATCATTCACTACATCTAAGATTGGTTCACTGATGGATGTGCAAACCAGTAAAGATCCTGAGGGACTTCGTATCTTCTATTATCTTGTTCAG GACCTCAAGTGTTTTGTgttctctctcatctctctccaTTTCAAGATCAAACCCATTTAA